In Rhodamnia argentea isolate NSW1041297 chromosome 1, ASM2092103v1, whole genome shotgun sequence, the genomic window TCCTTCAAAGTTAAGCGATAGTCCACTTGAACACTTTTGCGGTGTCTCTCTTCTCCAAAATTGATAGCCCAGCCACAACACGGCCTCGCAGTGGCAGAGCTAAAGATCGAAAATGCTAACAAGAACATTTATACGCGATTCTGAAGTTCTGGTCATCAATAAAATACAATATATCGATAATTTTAGACTTAAATGTTTTTAGCATGACCCACAATCTGCATTTCTATTGAATGTACTTCACAGTCTGGCTCATGATTGAGCACAGTTACAAGGCTAAAACATATGGTCCGACCAAAATGGCATGCAAAACAGGTAATCTTGATGGCTGGGGTCATGGTAGAGGCGGCAAATGAATGGGTTGGATCAGGTGGGTTATAAATGAGTTCGACACAAATCTACCTGTTTAATTCACACTAACCCATTTATTTGCTAAGCAATTCAAATGACTTGTACTCAATCCAAACCAAATGTAGCTCAAACCCAACCATataatccataaaaaaataaaaaataaaaaggcctAACAAttcttcaaaatcaaaatattcaaaataattggtggagaccacatgaatataaagaacaTATAATACTCGTTGTAAGGCGATAtagggggaaaagtacactaaaagtgtcataacttttgtacggcgttcacttgagtgccataactttcaaaacgttcacttaagtgccataactttcaaaaatcattcacttgagtgtcatgttgatgtggacgACGAAAAAACCGACGTGACATGCCggaaagttactatagcacgctagaatgattttgctccaacgtagcactcaagtgaacgattttggaAAGTTatagcatttaagtgaacgttttgaaagttatggcactcaagtgaacgttgtacacaagttatggtacttctagtgtactttttcccgaTATGAGATAACAACAACAACTTGTGGAAATTTACTAATGGGGAGTGGGCCCACATACATGGATAACTTGATGccatgttagaaagttcaaATCAAAAACTTCAGCTAATAGGTAGAgagagatcacatgaatataaagaatatataaaaatcatTGTAGGGCGATGTtagacaacaacttcaacaccaATCTCTTCTACATCTACGAAGGCGATGGCCGGAGAATCTTTGCGGGGACATCAGAATCCAACGACTCCACTCGTTGGCCAGAGTTGTGGACCACCTCGCCGGGATCGGTGATTAGTGATCGTGATTGGTGTTCGTCGCTCGGACTCGGTGGGGGTATGGAGCTGAATTAGCGCATGAGGCCGGATGGTTTTGGGCTTGGGATGGGAACCGTATCGAGAGAGTAGATTAGTTAATGAGTTGAGAAGAGTGGTTGGTGATGACCAAAAACCAGTCACACCTTTAATCACCGCTATTGTGGACAAGAAGACAAAGACAACATCTCTATTTGCTGGCCGATTATGCTGCCAACCGGGCTAAAGTAGAGATCAAACTTTGATGAAGCCAGGGCGGCGAGGCCTTGTGGCCTCATGATGGGGAAGGTCGTCATCCTCCAGCGAGGCGAACCTCTGGACGCAATGATTAAGGACGACGCCGGTTCTAAGACGGAAGGAGGAGGTGCAATCTTATTGGGATTAGGTCCAGAGCCGGAGATGGTGCAGAAGCAAGTTAACAAGGGTTATAGATGGTTGAAATCGAGTTGGCAAGAGATCCAATAAAAACTACTATCTATGTCTTAATTTTGAGGTGATGCAGATATCACCCACTTATATGGAAGTGGATTCATGTGTGTTGTTTGTGACTTATTTTGATAACCCTAATGTAATATCCCGTAAATAGCTTTAAATAAATGAGTCTTGGATGAAATAGATTGGAAAGTTGACTTACGTTGATGAAGGTAGCGAGAAACGTTGGAAGTGATTTCCCGAGCCAATCAAACGAATCCAAGACGACGTAGACTCAATTCGGAGTTGAGGAAATGGGACTCTTTAGAGTCTCGCGGGCTGCCAGAATCGGGCCTAACCCAGGCGTGCGAATTAAAGGGcaccaaaagaaaaggctatTCTTCTTTTATTAAGCAGTAGGGCCAGGAAAGATAGGCCCAAACAGTAGCTGCCATTTCACATTGGGTCTTGAAGGAAACAAAGAGCCCATTTTATTTCGGATTTCCCTCACTAGACGGAAACTAGCCCAACCCCAACAGCCTATCTCTTAGTTGTCTTAAAACTCTAGCCCACCAGACCCACATTTTTAAGCAGTGGCCACACGAACAAAAGGAGACCATTTGCATCTTCTTTTTCACTCActgctctttccttttcccgTGTACAGCCAGCAAACCAGCATTTTCCTCCTGGTCAACCATATCACATGCAACCAACTCTGAAGCCGCTTGCCACAGGTCGTCCAACTCACGCGCAACCCAGCCGCTACCACTCCTCGAGGTAAGTCGAGTTCTAACTCGTTTACTAAATTGCTTAATAGGTGTCGAGTCGGAGGTAGAGCAATGGACGGATACTGAGTTAGTCTTGGTTTGGGGGAGGGTGGCGAGATTGGTAACTAAGAGAAGAGATCGACTGCAAGTGGGGATGAAGTGTTGGTGCGGTGATTTACGTTTTTTTTTAGCCGCGGAATGAAGGGACGCCTTTGGGTTGGTTCATTTGAGCTGGGCTCCCAGGAAAGTCAACTGCAGTTTCTCTTGTAGGTGTAATTAAATGGCAGCAGTTTGTAAGATTTTGTTATGGAGACTAAAACAGTATCTACTTGCAATATAAAGGAAGGATCCGAAAATCTAAGATGACCGTACGTGTGCAGGCATGATATAGAGCAGAACTGGAGTCTGTGGCTGCGGGTGTTTATATGTTGAAATTGGCGATGTAACTTATGGGCTGTGGGTATCAAGTTGGCAAAGTAACTTATGGATTTTGAGGGTCGAATTGGTATTGCAACAACCCGAGGTAGAGTGAAATTACGGATGAGTTGTGGTGGTTTCAGGGGTTGGTGGAGCCAAGTTTGTGTTGCGAATCGTCAATGTTTTTGGAAATAAGGAAAACATTAGACACTCGAAGTTGGGCAACGCCCGTGATGTGAAACAAGTGGAAAATGAAAGGTCGGTTAGCGTTTTGTGCCAACAAGTGGTAAACAacttggaaaaaataataataaataaataagataataaaagagaagatgaagaaaaagaagttaaATCAGAGAACAAGTGTAGTACGGGGAATTAAGTAGTGGACAGGGTAGAGAAATATGCGAAGTAGTGAGTCCTAACGACGAGGGTCTCATGATGAGAACGTTCCTTCGTTAAATAATACCGAGCTACATTATTTGGTATAGTCTAGTTAATGTTGATGAGGTAAACATgattaaacttgtattgttgTTGGAATTGTATGTGTACTTTAACGCGTGTTGCTTGGTAATGCGTCCTGACATGTTGAATCTCGCATAGCACATTCATTCTTGAAATTGCATTGAGAGAAAACTAGATGATTGGGCTTTGTGCCCAACAAGCGATACCTCATAGAATGTATGGGAAGGCCCTGCTGTGTGATCTGGGCGGTCCTACTGTGTAATCTGGACCGGTCTACGTGGCGGAACGAGACGTTAATTTGAGTGCATAAATACATGTCATGCATTAGCATCCTTTATATGTGAACATATGAGCGATACTAGTGACTTGTTTTCATTGTTCACCGTTACCCGCTCACCTTACTAGATGATTTAGTCGGTGATTTAGAACTTTGACTTGCTGAgttttctcaccccgttgttgtttAAAATGTTTAGGTAACAATGGCTAGTTCGTCGATCACATTTTAAGGAATACCCACGCAAGTCTCTATGAGCGTGGAACCCTACGTGTGTCCTAGGCTACTTGATTTGGATATGGTTCGAGTTACCATCACCTTCGGGGTGAATGGCGGGTTAGATGTGGAGGATTTTTCTCATGTATATGTAGCGGTTTACGGTGTTCTAGAGGATGACCTGAGTCTTGTGGGCCCGTTACCTTTCGACTATGTGGCGCCTTAGGTGCCAAACCGTTAGGGCAGTAAGTCAACCATGTTCGGCACTACCTAGAACTTAAATTGTTTGAAAGGCCAGGTTCTTATGAGAGTTTTTGTGGGGTTATagttgcctttttcttttgtaccgGGTAGAGTAATTGGCTACTTTTTGGAATGCTACCTGATGTGTTGTCTCCCaagctcaaagaaaaaaaaaatgaacctgACTTTGGCAGGCCTCCtttttatataaaagaaaatgccgTGTTTTATTTGCTtaactttttattctttttattactGGTAAATTACTTCAAATCATTAGCGTACGTGGCGGGCCCGGGACGCGACGGATTTTGACACCTAGGTTATGTAGTGGCACTAGCcctccaaaatattttgaatttgccTTTTAAGCtctgtttattttacaaaaattaaattatttgaaaaatattttcctaaaaatgttcGTTTGTCACTCTTgccaaaataaatgaacaaaaaatatttttatcatctgtGAAAATTTTTATACATGAATTATTGTATataatgaaaatagtttttggcCAAAATACGTAGATACATACAAGCATCATTTGTTTCCAAGTTGATGAAATCACATTATGGcctaataccataaaaaatctctaactttagcttttgtgtcaattctacctttttgtctcatataaaatctcaaactttagtTGCAGTGCTCTAACTTCttttttatgacataaaaaaatttcccaactTTAAGtcatgtcccaattctacccttATTTTTTTGGTCCTAAGGAAAACCCCTCAACTTTGGGTCTTGTCCCATTTTACCTTACACTACCAATTTTACCCCATAGTTTTTATAGTctcttaaaaaatcacaaacttttaattgagtcataaacatgcCTCTATCAACCCTTCCTCCAAAATTTTTCGTTAACTATCTAGAAATGAAAAACTCCCAAACACGAGCTATTCAAGCGTCCCGAGCCCGAGCTCTCTTGTCGCAAAAGATGAAACATTCCCAAGCACAAGATATCTAAAAACGAACGAAAAGTTACTGAAGGCGATTTTGACGGAGGGTTAATAGAAGTGGATTTAGGACTCAAGTAATAGTCAGTGATTTTTtaggagacaaaaaaattacaatataattaaaaatgaacCTAAATTTGGTATTCTtatgaaacaaataaaattagggtagaattgggactgTACCTAAAATTAGAGATTTTTAATAGACGAAAGTTAAAATTGgaataaaatctaaaatttgagatttttttaggatATTAGGTCTTACGTTGCTGAAGCTCATACGTGTCACTAAATAAGATGTCATTAACAAattcccatcatgctcatcatGAGCTAAAAATGTTCTGTAAGACATCACTCCATCTGAAGATGCAACTTCTTACCAGAGCTCAGGTAAGGCTCCACCTCATACGTTCTCTAATCGTGACTTATTTCTCTATAGGACAcataaaaagggaagaaaaaaaaaaggaagaaagagagcaaAAAACTCACCGAAATTGTCCAATTGAAGAGCCAGAACtccaaaaactaaaatttaaggTTCAATTGAGTCTGCACTGACCCATTTCCAGTAATGCCTCTTCACAGAAATCGCCCTGTTCGCAGCACCTGCACCACCGCTAACGTCAtattcctcttcctcctccgtgCAGAACTCTGCATCCTCCGGCAGTCCCTCGACCTCCGCCTCGAACGAGTGAAACATGTAACATGCCGGCAATCCCGGATAAGACACTGAATTCTTCTCCTCTACTTTCATCTTATATGATCCGGGAACAATCCTCACAGCATCCCCAATACTCCCAACCTCCGCCCGGATCACCGATCCCAACTCCTCCCTCACGGCCCTGATCACCGCCATCTCGGGCGTCTCGCTTGGCTTCATCTTCTCTGACAAGGGCCTGCGCCGATGGCGGACGCTGCCATTGGACAGTTGCTGGTGTGACTCGACGAGAATCTGACCGTTGGACCCGACGACATGGACCGTGACAACATTGACGGTGCGGGTAGGGGGGACGGAGTCAGTGAGCGAGGTCTCCCCCTCGGAGATCTCGAGCCAGAGGTTGTGGACATTCTTGGTGCCGGGTGTGACGCCCCAGGAGGCGAAGGAGTCGGAGGGGAGGCGAGGCTTGAGCCAGTCGGAGAGGGACGCCGGGGTGGCGAAGCGGTGGTGGATCGGAGGGCTTGGGCAAGACATGGCGGGGATTATGAGGAATCGCCAAGTCTTGAAAGATGAGATTTAATGAGAAAGGTCGGTGAGTGGATAAGCACTTTGACTTGACATTAGTAGATGTCacttaaaaaaagaatgggAGGAATGTCCAATGTATGTAGACTCTATTGCTTTCgtccaaaaaaagtaaaaaaaagtaaaaaaaaaaaacacgcacgCTATTCTATTTTCCTCTCCATTGTTGGCTGGAGTTTCTTCTCCTCCAAGATTTATAGCCCGGCCAGAACTTGGTGCTTTTATTCTTCTCTAGCTGTGGCGCACATCATGCGGCCAGGAGCAATTCTTCGAAAAGGAAATATCTTATCGCGCCTGAAAATATCCACCACAGAATCAAACAACGGCGTGCAGTCATATCAGGAACATTTTGCAGACTATTATTCTACGCGAGTGAATCCAAGAAATCTGAGGGTCCTGCGAAATCGCACTGGGCGACAATGTAAATTTCAGACGATTCGGAAAAACAAATCCGATTCTAATTCGACTAGGCATTGATAAAATTATCATGTCCCTAAAGAAATAGCCTTACCACTATATTCACCGGTGAAGGACATAAGAATCCAAGGgacaaattatccaaaaaatttaaaatttattatacggTCACCAATTTAACCGTGAAtattagtcctaaaaattttgacaatttatcaatttaatttcaaaactttcaattgtactaatttcatgttaaattttttaataatttattaatttaattctaaattttttaacgtTTTACGATTTTAGTCTTTCTGATCATTTTTCATTGTAAATTactgatcaattttggccgtaACTTGCGATGCAGAAGCGACGAAGTGCTATTTTAGCGAACTTCAGACAAAGTGGCCACAATAGACGGACAGACAAGCGTCGACGACACTTAACTTGGAAAAGAAGACCCACCTTGTAAAATAGCAACCGAATCGAATCAAATCATGAAAAGGAGGACTCTGGAAGAAACGGACAGAATCAATTGACAGTGACCCCATAACGAGATCATCATTCATCACGTAGCTTTAGCGTGCCTGTGTCGTTGGCGAGATTCCAATTTCCGGTCCAATAGAAGCCCTGGAGGAAAAATACATGAGGATCCATTTAGGTGGCAATAAATTATTCATTAGTGCTCATTTTCTGTTTCGGGCTCTCTTTCCCCGTACTTCAGCAAATTTCTTTTCATAACTAAAACTTATGAGAAGCGGTCATGTGGATCTTATAGTACTATTAccattttcactttcattttgacTGCAATTCCTCACCCTTTAGTTGATAATGAGGAAgacataaaaatataatatcttGTTCATTGTCAAGTGAAGGGTACATGAGCCTATTCATAAGTTTTACATGAGAACAGAATATTAATTATAATCAATGAGGACCAATTAAGGGAAATATATAGAATCAAAAAGTATCCTAAATATATCTCTAACATTCCTCCTCAAACTCATGATAATTTGAAAGATGTCAACTTGAGTTTGGAGAATAGATCCAGAAAACGCCCAGGTGGATGTATCTAGGTGAAGACATGAGCAGTTTGTGGCATAAGAAATCGAGACAAGTCGAATGGTGCCACAAAGAACGTGATATCGGATGAAATGACAGTCCATTTCAAAGTACTTGGTGCGTTCATGGAAAACGTCATTATGTGCAATTTGGATAGCACTTCGGTTATCACAATGAATGAATGTTTTGCTATAATGACGCACTCCCA contains:
- the LOC115727737 gene encoding uncharacterized protein LOC115727737 — its product is MSCPSPPIHHRFATPASLSDWLKPRLPSDSFASWGVTPGTKNVHNLWLEISEGETSLTDSVPPTRTVNVVTVHVVGSNGQILVESHQQLSNGSVRHRRRPLSEKMKPSETPEMAVIRAVREELGSVIRAEVGSIGDAVRIVPGSYKMKVEEKNSVSYPGLPACYMFHSFEAEVEGLPEDAEFCTEEEEEYDVSGGAGAANRAISVKRHYWKWVSADSIEP